One Chanodichthys erythropterus isolate Z2021 chromosome 10, ASM2448905v1, whole genome shotgun sequence DNA segment encodes these proteins:
- the traf5 gene encoding TNF receptor-associated factor 5 isoform X1, producing MATEENKLPGFSRQNSEPMRSWELESVLTNRTLRFVLRLEQQFVCPSCGGIVLNPHQTGCGHIFCAQCVKAYIENGGSSKCPLDNVPIKPEEVFQDNCCKRELLNLEVYCTNAPDCKQRATLCNLQDHLKVCQYERIRCSNSGCNDTVLRKNLMDHQRNVCSFRLESCQHCKQSFPVSQLLAHQKTSCPEVEVPCSNKCLQMIKRHKLQAHADECPEVETDCIYKNYGCTVRDKRGKVQVHENTEFSSHVRLVLESNTKLEKQVEQLQQDMLVQQGELKDKSLVVSSLDRDVTLCDNTLTTLQRSVEEQRVRICSVQRELRDLRGVLGSELSEELPSLRASLDSLRQQVAVTESLREHLGALEQTCQRHTRLLDIHVEQLQCNEQRFRQLESTSYDGKLIWKVRDYWHRKEAGTPLNSTPFYTSRNGYKLSVRAYLGGDNSGRGTHMSLYITIMRGDFDSLLPWPFRQNITLTLLDQSGSRNHLSSTFTPDANSDSFCRPTSDANVATGFPRFISHSDLEVPRNAVYMRDDTLFIKVKVDTTGLEDL from the exons ATGGCCACAGAGGAGAACAAGCTTCCTGGGTTCTCGCGACAGAACTCTGAGCCCATGAGGTCATGGGAGCTGGAATCCGTTCTGACCAATCGTACTCTGCGCTTTGTGTTGAGGTTAGAGCAGCAGTTTGTTTGCCCGTCCTGCGGTGGGATCGTCCTGAACCCTCACCAGACAGGCTGTGGGCACATTTTCTGTGCTCAGTGCGTAAAGGCATACAT TGAAAATGGAGGAAGTTCGAAATGTCCTTTAGACAACGTTCCTATAAAACCCGAGGAG GTTTTTCAAGACAACTGCTGTAAAAGGGAACTGCTAAACTTAGAGGTCTACTGCACCAACGCCCCAGACTGTAAGCAGAGGGCTACTTTATGTAACCTCCAG GATCATCTGAAAGTTTGCCAGTATGAGCGTATTAGATGTTCCAACTCAGGGTGCAACGACACTGTGTTACGCAAAAACCTAATGGACCATCAAAGGAATGTCTGTTCCTTCCGCCTGGAATCCTGCCAGCACTGCAAGCAGTCTTTTCCCGTATCTCAACTGCTG GCCCATCAGAAGACTTCATGCCCGGAAGTTGAAGTCCCCTGTTCCAACAAGTGTCTGCAGATGATCAAAAGACACAAG CTTCAAGCACATGCTGATGAGTGTCCTGAAGTGGAGACGGACTGCATTTATAAAAACTATGGCTGCACAGTCAGA GATAAAAGAGGAAAAGTGCAAGTTCATGAAAACACAGAGTTCAGTTCCCATGTTCGGCTTGTCCTGGAAAGTAACACCAAACTTGAAAAACAG GTGGAGCAGTTGCAGCAGGATATGCTTGTCCAACAGGGGGAGCTGAAGGACAAAAGTCTTGTGGTCAGCAGTCTGGACAGAGATGTCACCTTGTGTGACAACACACTTACTACCTTACAG AGGTCTGTGGAGGAGCAGAGAGTGCGGATCTGCAGTGTGCAGCGTGAACTGCGGGATTTGCGGGGCGTTCTAGGGTCTGAATTAAGCGAAGAGCTCCCGAGCCTTCGGGCATCACTGGACTCCCTCAGACAGCAGGTGGCTGTCACAGAAAGCCTCAGGGAACATCTGG GTGCGTTAGAGCAGACGTGTCAGCGTCATACACGTTTGTTAGACATCCACGTGGAACAGCTGCAGTGTAATGAGCAGCGTTTCCGCCAGCTTGAATCCACCTCCTATGATGGGAAGCTCATCTGGAAAGTGCGTGACTACTGGCACCGAAAAGAAGCCGGCACCCCACTCAACTCCACCCCCTTCTACACCAGTCGTAACGGCTACAAGCTCAGCGTGCGAGCTTATCTTGGTGGGGACAACTCAGGGAGAGGCACCCACATGTCGCTCTATATCACAATAATGCGCGGAGATTTCGACTCCCTCTTACCGTGGCCGTTCCGTCAGAACATAACGTTAACATTGCTGGATCAAAGCGGCTCTAGGAACCACTTGAGCAGTACTTTCACACCTGATGCCAACAGCGATAGCTTTTGTCGGCCAACATCTGATGCTAACGTGGCCACAGGATTCCCACGATTTATATCCCACAGTGATCTGGAGGTCCCTCGGAATGCCGTTTATATGAGAGATGACACGCTGTTCATCAAAGTAAAGGTGGACACAACTGGATTGGAGGACTTGTAG
- the traf5 gene encoding TNF receptor-associated factor 5 isoform X2 gives MATEENKLPGFSRQNSEPMRSWELESVLTNRTLRFVLSENGGSSKCPLDNVPIKPEEVFQDNCCKRELLNLEVYCTNAPDCKQRATLCNLQDHLKVCQYERIRCSNSGCNDTVLRKNLMDHQRNVCSFRLESCQHCKQSFPVSQLLAHQKTSCPEVEVPCSNKCLQMIKRHKLQAHADECPEVETDCIYKNYGCTVRDKRGKVQVHENTEFSSHVRLVLESNTKLEKQVEQLQQDMLVQQGELKDKSLVVSSLDRDVTLCDNTLTTLQRSVEEQRVRICSVQRELRDLRGVLGSELSEELPSLRASLDSLRQQVAVTESLREHLGALEQTCQRHTRLLDIHVEQLQCNEQRFRQLESTSYDGKLIWKVRDYWHRKEAGTPLNSTPFYTSRNGYKLSVRAYLGGDNSGRGTHMSLYITIMRGDFDSLLPWPFRQNITLTLLDQSGSRNHLSSTFTPDANSDSFCRPTSDANVATGFPRFISHSDLEVPRNAVYMRDDTLFIKVKVDTTGLEDL, from the exons ATGGCCACAGAGGAGAACAAGCTTCCTGGGTTCTCGCGACAGAACTCTGAGCCCATGAGGTCATGGGAGCTGGAATCCGTTCTGACCAATCGTACTCTGCGCTTTGTGTTGAG TGAAAATGGAGGAAGTTCGAAATGTCCTTTAGACAACGTTCCTATAAAACCCGAGGAG GTTTTTCAAGACAACTGCTGTAAAAGGGAACTGCTAAACTTAGAGGTCTACTGCACCAACGCCCCAGACTGTAAGCAGAGGGCTACTTTATGTAACCTCCAG GATCATCTGAAAGTTTGCCAGTATGAGCGTATTAGATGTTCCAACTCAGGGTGCAACGACACTGTGTTACGCAAAAACCTAATGGACCATCAAAGGAATGTCTGTTCCTTCCGCCTGGAATCCTGCCAGCACTGCAAGCAGTCTTTTCCCGTATCTCAACTGCTG GCCCATCAGAAGACTTCATGCCCGGAAGTTGAAGTCCCCTGTTCCAACAAGTGTCTGCAGATGATCAAAAGACACAAG CTTCAAGCACATGCTGATGAGTGTCCTGAAGTGGAGACGGACTGCATTTATAAAAACTATGGCTGCACAGTCAGA GATAAAAGAGGAAAAGTGCAAGTTCATGAAAACACAGAGTTCAGTTCCCATGTTCGGCTTGTCCTGGAAAGTAACACCAAACTTGAAAAACAG GTGGAGCAGTTGCAGCAGGATATGCTTGTCCAACAGGGGGAGCTGAAGGACAAAAGTCTTGTGGTCAGCAGTCTGGACAGAGATGTCACCTTGTGTGACAACACACTTACTACCTTACAG AGGTCTGTGGAGGAGCAGAGAGTGCGGATCTGCAGTGTGCAGCGTGAACTGCGGGATTTGCGGGGCGTTCTAGGGTCTGAATTAAGCGAAGAGCTCCCGAGCCTTCGGGCATCACTGGACTCCCTCAGACAGCAGGTGGCTGTCACAGAAAGCCTCAGGGAACATCTGG GTGCGTTAGAGCAGACGTGTCAGCGTCATACACGTTTGTTAGACATCCACGTGGAACAGCTGCAGTGTAATGAGCAGCGTTTCCGCCAGCTTGAATCCACCTCCTATGATGGGAAGCTCATCTGGAAAGTGCGTGACTACTGGCACCGAAAAGAAGCCGGCACCCCACTCAACTCCACCCCCTTCTACACCAGTCGTAACGGCTACAAGCTCAGCGTGCGAGCTTATCTTGGTGGGGACAACTCAGGGAGAGGCACCCACATGTCGCTCTATATCACAATAATGCGCGGAGATTTCGACTCCCTCTTACCGTGGCCGTTCCGTCAGAACATAACGTTAACATTGCTGGATCAAAGCGGCTCTAGGAACCACTTGAGCAGTACTTTCACACCTGATGCCAACAGCGATAGCTTTTGTCGGCCAACATCTGATGCTAACGTGGCCACAGGATTCCCACGATTTATATCCCACAGTGATCTGGAGGTCCCTCGGAATGCCGTTTATATGAGAGATGACACGCTGTTCATCAAAGTAAAGGTGGACACAACTGGATTGGAGGACTTGTAG
- the rcor3 gene encoding REST corepressor 3, whose translation MPGMMDKGSEYLGKGRSNGTKSPSNASNGHFSDESGSDDEHDVGMRVGSDYQANIPEFDPGSTKYSDKDSGGMLVWSPYHTIVDSKLDEYIAIAKEKHGYNVEQALGMLFWHKHNIEKSLADLPNFTPFPDEWTVEDKVLFEQAFSFHGKSFHRIQQMLPDKSISSLVKYYYSWKKTRSRTSLMDRQARKLANRSNQDESEEEMEESNPVEANDSDYDPTKEAKKESQAEPQTLSSKIGLGRRDHQTLQHRHHSQRSKCRPPKGMYLTQEDVVAISCSSSAANSVLRQLDMELVSLKRQVQNAKQLNSGLKQKIEDGIDEFRLPECTQKINARWTTDEQLLAVQGVRKYGKDFQAIADVIGNKTVGQVKNFFVNYRRRFNLDEVLQEWEAEQGTHTPNGDGANSGEDGKNSNTSSGKSTDEEEEEGQVTPASGPSPVATSSSLTAATSSTSLNQPPPLLRPSLPATPALHRQPPPLQQQARFLQPRPALNQPPPLIRPSNPLPPRLNPRPAAPVSSTASTAPGQQPPTLVGIPTETPSSSLH comes from the exons ATGCCGGGAATGATGGACAAAGGGTCGGAATATCTGGGGAAAGGTCGCTCAAATGGAACGAAAAGCCCGTCGAACGCCTCGaatggacatttttcagacgagaGCGGCAGTGACGACGAGCACG ATGTGGGCATGCGTGTGGGATCAGATTATCAAGCTAATATTCCAGAATTTGATCCAG GTTCCACAAAATACAGTGATAAAGACAGTGGTGGAATGTTGGTTTGGTCTCCATATCACACAATAGTTGACTCTAAAT tgGATGAGTACATTGCGATTGCAAAAGAAAAGCATGGCTACAATGTTGAGCAG GCTCTCGGCATGCTTTTCTGGCATAAACACAACATTGAGAAATCACTTGCTGATCTCCCAAACTTCACCCCCTTCCCTGATGAGTGGACGGTGGAGGACAAGGTGTTGTTTGAACAAGCATTCAGCTTTCATGGGAAGAGCTTTCATAGGATCCAGCAGATG TTGCCAGACAAATCCATATCCAGTCTTGTGAAGTACTACTATTCATGGAAAAAAACACGGTCCCGGACAAGTCTAATGGACCGGCAAGCCCGAAAGCTGGCGAACCGGAGTAATCAAGATGAAAG tgaggaagagatggaagaATCCAACCCTGTTGAGGCCAATGACAGTGATTATGACCCTACGAAAGAGGCAAAGAAGGAG AGTCAAGCAGAACCTCAGACACTAAGTTCCAAAATTGGATTGGGACGGAGAGACCACCAGACCCTGCAGCACCGTCACCATAGCCAGCGGTCCAAGTGCCGCCCACCCAAAGGCATGTACCTCACACAGGAGGATGTGGTGGCCATCTCCTGCAGCTCCAGTGCAGCTAACTCTGTCCTGCGTCAGCTGGACATGGAGCTGGTGTCCCTGAAACGACAG GTTCAAAATGCCAAGCAGTTGAACAGCGGActtaaacagaagattgaagaTGGAATTGATGAATTCAGGCTGCCTGAG TGCACCCAAAAAATTAACGCCCGCTGGACAACAGATGAGCAGCTCTTGGCAGTACAAG GAGTAAGAAAATATGGAAAGGACTTCCAGGCTATTGCTGATGTCATTGGGAATAAAACAGTGGGACAGGTAAAGAATTTCTTTGTGAACTATCGGCGGCGGTTTAACTTGGATGAGGTGCTTCAGGAATGGGAGGCGGAACAGGGAACTCATACTCCCAATGGAGATGGAGCCAATTCTGGTGAGGATGGGAAAAACAGCAACACCTCCTCAGGGAAGAGCACAgatgaagaagaggaagag GGTCAGGTGACCCCAGCCTCTGGTCCATCTCCTGTAGCCACATCATCATCCCTGACAGCAGCCACCAGCTCCACCTCTCTCAACCAACCTCCACCCCTTTTGCGTCCATCTCTTCCTGCCACCCCAGCATTACACCGGCAGCCGCCGCCTCTGCAGCAACAAGCCCGCTTCCTTCAGCCCCGTCCTGCCCTGAACCAGCCACCCCCACTCATTCGACCCTCCAACCCCCTCCCTCCACGCCTCAACCCCAGACCGGCAGCACCCGTTTCCAGCACTGCCTCCACAGCACCAGGGCAGCAGCCGCCCACTCTGGTGGGCATCCCAACTGAGACGCCCTCCTCCTCTCTACACTGA